A single window of Achromobacter xylosoxidans DNA harbors:
- a CDS encoding sugar kinase: MADFDIVALGEPLVELNQTSQDQRQYLQGFGGDTSNAVIAAARQGARCAYLTRVGDDAFGAQFLALWRDEGVDTSGVEVDANAHTGLYFVQHGPDGHAFSYLRRGSAASLMTPASLDGGLIERAHFLHVSGISLAISTSACDTVFAAIARARAAGVQVSLDSNLRLRLWPLDRARAVLREALRHADLFLPSMDDMQHLTGNDDPERTLDWIRDAGATGVVVLKLGKDGSIIDDGKTRTPVAALRVDAVDATGAGDCFAGSLLARRCQGDGWADAVRYANVAAALSTLGYGAVDPLPRAEQVLARLRT, encoded by the coding sequence ATGGCTGATTTCGACATCGTCGCGCTGGGCGAGCCGCTGGTCGAACTGAACCAGACCAGCCAGGACCAGCGCCAATACCTGCAAGGCTTCGGCGGCGACACCTCCAACGCCGTCATCGCCGCGGCCCGCCAGGGCGCGCGCTGCGCCTACCTGACCCGCGTGGGCGACGACGCCTTCGGCGCGCAGTTCCTGGCGTTGTGGCGCGACGAGGGCGTGGACACCTCGGGCGTCGAGGTCGACGCCAATGCGCACACCGGCCTGTACTTCGTGCAGCACGGCCCCGACGGCCACGCCTTCAGCTACCTGCGACGTGGCTCGGCCGCCAGCCTCATGACTCCCGCCAGCCTCGACGGCGGCCTGATCGAACGCGCCCATTTCCTGCACGTCTCCGGCATCAGCCTGGCGATCAGCACCAGCGCCTGCGACACGGTCTTCGCCGCCATCGCCCGCGCCCGCGCCGCCGGCGTGCAGGTCAGCCTGGATTCGAACTTGCGGCTGCGCCTGTGGCCGCTGGACCGGGCCCGCGCCGTACTGCGCGAGGCGCTGCGCCACGCCGACCTGTTCCTGCCAAGCATGGACGACATGCAGCACCTGACCGGCAACGACGACCCCGAGCGCACCCTCGACTGGATCCGCGACGCCGGCGCGACCGGCGTGGTGGTGCTGAAACTGGGCAAGGACGGCTCCATCATCGACGACGGCAAGACCCGCACACCGGTCGCGGCATTGCGCGTGGATGCGGTGGACGCCACCGGCGCCGGCGACTGCTTCGCCGGCAGCCTGCTGGCGCGCCGCTGCCAGGGCGACGGCTGGGCCGACGCGGTGCGCTACGCCAACGTGGCGGCGGCGCTGTCGACGCTGGGCTATGGCGCCGTCGACCCCCTGCCGCGGGCGGAGCAGGTGCTGGCCAGGCTGCGGACCTGA